One Candidatus Eisenbacteria bacterium genomic window carries:
- the secF gene encoding protein translocase subunit SecF, with protein sequence MLQILHDSNIPFMKYRRVAYVLSTVLVLATLAWLFTKGPRYSVDFTGGTLLQIRTVPAAHADDVREALDAGGFRGAEIQQMTGAQKDEFLVRVQSDTTDARVIGTRITQAVAAHLKDTQVEERRIETVGPKVGGELRSKALWAVLASLGAILLYVGWRYEFKFAFGGVVALLHDVLVTLGFLMFTGREVSLTVVAALLTIAGYSINDTIVVFDRIRERSKALRKEKHSRVMDIAVNETLSRTIITAFTVFLTALALFVWGGEVLNGFSFAMLIGTVFGTYSSVYVASGLALDIWISLDRRKGIQAE encoded by the coding sequence ATGCTCCAGATTCTGCACGACTCGAACATCCCCTTCATGAAGTACCGGCGGGTGGCGTACGTCCTCTCGACCGTCCTCGTGCTCGCGACGCTCGCCTGGCTGTTCACGAAGGGCCCCAGGTACAGCGTGGACTTCACCGGCGGCACGCTGCTGCAGATCCGCACCGTTCCGGCCGCGCACGCCGACGACGTCCGCGAGGCGCTCGACGCGGGCGGCTTCCGGGGCGCCGAGATCCAGCAGATGACCGGCGCGCAGAAGGACGAGTTCCTGGTCCGCGTCCAGAGCGACACCACCGACGCCCGGGTGATCGGCACGCGGATCACCCAGGCCGTCGCGGCGCACCTGAAGGACACCCAGGTCGAGGAGCGTCGGATCGAGACCGTCGGCCCCAAGGTGGGCGGCGAGCTCCGCTCCAAGGCGCTGTGGGCCGTCCTGGCCAGCCTCGGTGCGATTCTCCTTTACGTGGGCTGGCGTTATGAGTTCAAGTTCGCCTTCGGCGGCGTCGTGGCCCTGCTGCACGACGTGCTCGTGACGCTGGGATTCCTCATGTTCACCGGGCGAGAGGTTTCCCTGACCGTCGTCGCCGCCCTGCTCACCATTGCCGGTTACTCGATCAACGACACCATCGTGGTGTTCGACCGCATCCGCGAGCGCTCCAAGGCCCTGCGCAAGGAAAAGCATTCGCGGGTCATGGACATCGCGGTCAACGAGACGCTGTCGCGCACGATCATCACCGCCTTCACGGTCTTCCTGACGGCGCTGGCGCTGTTCGTGTGGGGCGGCGAAGTTCTCAACGGATTCTCGTTCGCGATGCTGATCGGCACCGTCTTCGGGACGTACTCGTCGGTCTACGTCGCCAGCGGTCTGGCGCTCGACATCTGGATCTCGCTGGATCGCCGCAAGGGCATCCAGGCCGAATAA
- a CDS encoding DinB family protein: MTTAERRALIRRYRDGYDEVSRALDGFPQQALTARPIADKWSAAEIVHHLADSESASALRLRRLLAEPHPVIQGYDQAEWARRLRYQERPLAPSLAMFKAARETTAQLLETMTEDEWRHLGWHTESGSYHAERWLEIYAEHAHGHAAQIRRLREVLGA; encoded by the coding sequence ATGACGACCGCCGAACGCCGGGCGCTGATCCGGCGCTACCGGGACGGCTACGACGAAGTCTCCCGGGCGCTCGACGGCTTTCCGCAGCAGGCGCTGACGGCCCGGCCGATCGCGGACAAGTGGAGCGCGGCCGAAATCGTCCATCACCTGGCCGACAGCGAGTCCGCCAGCGCGCTCCGCCTGCGCCGGCTGCTGGCCGAGCCGCACCCGGTGATCCAGGGATACGATCAGGCCGAATGGGCGCGCCGGCTCCGCTACCAGGAGCGCCCGCTCGCGCCTTCGCTGGCGATGTTCAAGGCCGCGCGCGAGACGACGGCGCAACTCCTCGAGACGATGACCGAGGACGAGTGGCGCCACCTCGGCTGGCACACCGAATCCGGCTCCTACCACGCCGAACGCTGGCTCGAGATCTACGCCGAACACGCACACGGCCACGCCGCCCAGATCCGGCGCCTGCGCGAGGTGCTGGGCGCGTGA
- the secD gene encoding protein translocase subunit SecD, producing the protein MSRSDQWKLLGVVAVTILAAVYLFPSYRFYTSTPAQREAMKPDDLAKLRKQSVHLGLDLQGGLQLLLEVDKSRLNAAEAKDATDRAMEIIRNRIDQFGVAEPLVQREGEDRIAVQLPGLTDRERAIELIGKTALLEFKLVRTPEEAAAAFSRLDNYFANRPGAGTDSLLRSKPITGRMLDQGFIAKEEVGVVEKLFASAVLDSILPSDTQVLWGDEDIANAGITGRMLYVLKREPEMTGGSVASAEAQVGLDQTNPAAWGVSMKMTPKGRSDFARVTGANVGRQLAIILDGRVQSAPVIRDRIPTGDASITGGSIDIATAKDLAIVLRAGALPAPVRILEERTVGPSLGGDSIRDGIKAGVIGTVFVIAFMIVYYQLSGLIAVFAMLLNTVYIIACLAGFGATLTLPGIAGLVLTVGMAVDTNVLIFERIREELRGGRSIRQAVETGYDRAFRTVFDAHSTTIISGLFLFQFGTGPIKGFAVTLIIGLVANLFTAVLFTRMIYDFWLSRGKIERLSI; encoded by the coding sequence ATGTCTCGCTCGGACCAGTGGAAGCTGCTCGGCGTCGTCGCGGTGACGATCCTGGCGGCGGTCTACCTTTTTCCGTCCTACCGCTTCTACACCTCGACTCCCGCGCAGCGGGAGGCCATGAAGCCGGACGATCTCGCCAAGCTCCGCAAGCAGTCCGTGCACCTCGGACTCGACCTGCAGGGCGGACTGCAGCTCCTGCTCGAAGTGGACAAGTCCCGCCTGAACGCCGCCGAGGCGAAGGACGCCACCGACCGGGCCATGGAAATCATCCGCAACCGCATTGACCAGTTCGGCGTCGCCGAGCCGCTGGTGCAGCGCGAAGGCGAGGATCGCATCGCCGTCCAGCTCCCGGGCCTGACCGATCGCGAGCGCGCGATCGAACTGATCGGCAAGACGGCGCTGCTCGAGTTCAAGCTGGTCCGCACGCCCGAGGAGGCCGCCGCCGCCTTCAGCCGCCTCGACAACTACTTCGCCAACCGCCCCGGGGCCGGAACCGATTCGCTGCTGCGCAGCAAGCCGATCACCGGCCGGATGCTCGACCAGGGCTTCATCGCCAAGGAGGAGGTTGGCGTCGTCGAGAAGCTGTTCGCGTCCGCGGTGCTCGACTCGATCCTGCCGTCCGACACGCAGGTGCTGTGGGGCGACGAGGACATCGCCAACGCCGGCATCACCGGGCGCATGCTCTACGTGCTCAAGCGCGAACCCGAGATGACGGGCGGCTCGGTGGCGAGCGCCGAGGCGCAGGTCGGCCTCGACCAGACGAACCCGGCCGCGTGGGGCGTGAGCATGAAGATGACGCCCAAGGGCCGCTCCGACTTCGCGCGCGTGACCGGCGCCAACGTCGGCCGCCAGCTCGCGATCATCCTCGACGGCCGCGTGCAGTCGGCGCCCGTCATCCGCGACCGGATCCCGACAGGCGACGCCTCGATCACGGGCGGCTCCATCGACATCGCCACCGCCAAGGACCTCGCGATCGTGCTGCGCGCCGGCGCCCTGCCCGCACCGGTCAGGATCCTCGAGGAGCGCACCGTCGGTCCGTCGCTGGGCGGCGATTCCATCCGCGACGGCATCAAGGCCGGCGTCATCGGCACGGTGTTCGTCATCGCGTTCATGATCGTCTACTACCAGCTCTCGGGGCTGATCGCGGTGTTCGCCATGCTGCTGAACACCGTGTACATCATCGCCTGCCTCGCCGGCTTCGGCGCCACGCTGACGTTGCCCGGTATCGCCGGCCTCGTCCTCACGGTCGGCATGGCGGTGGACACGAACGTGCTCATCTTCGAGCGCATCCGCGAGGAGCTGCGCGGCGGGCGAAGCATCCGGCAGGCGGTCGAGACCGGTTACGACCGCGCCTTCCGCACCGTCTTCGACGCGCATTCGACCACGATCATCTCGGGCCTGTTCCTGTTCCAGTTCGGCACCGGCCCGATCAAGGGCTTCGCGGTCACGCTCATCATCGGCCTGGTGGCCAACCTGTTCACCGCGGTGCTCTTCACGCGCATGATCTACGATTTCTGGCTGAGCCGCGGCAAGATCGAGCGGCTGAGCATCTGA
- a CDS encoding TIGR00159 family protein, giving the protein MNPTSLLGIKGVVDILIVAALFYRLLTLVRGTRSAQMLVGLAFLVVVGIVARYFDLLAVRWIVDSLKTVWVIAFVILFQPELRHALAQFGRTRYFRSFLRGDGFGVLGEVVRAVENLAQRRHGALLVMERNVGLRNFVETGTRIDARVTAELLVTIFSPGSPLHDGAVIIREESIVAASCILPLSANPLTAISLGTRHRAAIGLSEETDAAIIVVSEQSGSISVAYRGVLYQRLNEGQLRSELSRIFRLRPEDEPAAAPESGTAATTTGAEKAAG; this is encoded by the coding sequence ATGAACCCCACCAGCCTGCTCGGGATCAAGGGTGTCGTGGACATCCTCATCGTCGCGGCGCTCTTCTACCGCCTGCTCACGCTCGTGCGCGGCACGCGCAGCGCGCAGATGCTCGTCGGCCTCGCGTTCCTCGTGGTCGTCGGGATCGTCGCACGCTACTTCGACCTGCTCGCCGTGCGCTGGATCGTGGACAGCCTCAAGACGGTCTGGGTCATCGCCTTCGTCATCCTGTTCCAGCCCGAGCTGCGGCATGCGCTCGCGCAGTTCGGGCGCACGCGCTACTTCCGCTCGTTCCTGCGCGGCGACGGTTTCGGCGTGCTCGGCGAGGTCGTGCGGGCGGTCGAGAACCTCGCGCAGCGCCGTCACGGCGCGCTCCTCGTGATGGAGCGCAACGTCGGGCTGCGCAACTTCGTCGAGACCGGCACCCGCATTGACGCGCGGGTCACGGCCGAGCTGCTGGTGACGATCTTCAGCCCCGGCTCGCCCCTGCACGACGGCGCCGTCATCATCCGCGAGGAGTCCATCGTCGCCGCGTCGTGCATCCTGCCGTTGTCGGCGAACCCGCTCACCGCCATCTCGCTCGGCACGCGCCACCGCGCCGCCATCGGTCTGTCCGAGGAGACCGACGCGGCGATCATCGTCGTGAGCGAGCAGTCCGGCAGCATCTCGGTCGCCTACCGCGGGGTGCTTTACCAGCGCCTCAACGAGGGCCAGCTGCGCAGCGAGCTGTCGCGCATCTTCCGGCTGCGGCCCGAGGACGAGCCGGCGGCCGCCCCGGAATCCGGCACGGCCGCCACGACGACCGGCGCGGAGAAGGCCGCGGGCTGA
- a CDS encoding tetratricopeptide repeat protein: MSPRRPFAGRRETDPRRWRVIGWPAVALATLVLFPVPAAQSQSPGASRSPSPPVIRVLAGSRQMQDSSPPFYFSVPSPSESPRPARPVPALAPPLARSLRTAQDLRLAGQFSRALDTLRVVLRDAPHHPYVVLELARIRVAQDDWAGTQSLLRAERAAARDSLLGSPEMVLASERLGRPRDAAQAAVETWAVSPPEGRWALTALLRLLPQDPRGTTEALRFAVSRLPERGDLVRGLALMLSRQGRPAEAAAALAAADRPQWRPPLRGWFADEALFSGLAGDSVAATEALISLAGDTAFAPVLRVNSARRANQLASLAGRTRETAPRLARALQGLPPSEWGEDLLLALARSLREGGRTTDARALLARGAEAMRDRPELALERSWAQLRDGPPAAAVPALDSLARLYPPARFALAEAQFFAGRSDSALENYRRVALEEQSPDAVAALQRVYLLEEQPGAPAVRSFGLLAWERWRGERALALRVADSLWRALPVASPFHAEAALQLAELRGEAGDWTGALVPLAVVADSLPGDRLAPVARQKAGDAWLKLGNPRRALAQYEECLARYPRAWNAAEVRRQVERLRRESRL, translated from the coding sequence GTGAGCCCGCGGCGGCCGTTCGCGGGCCGCCGCGAGACCGACCCGCGCCGGTGGAGGGTGATCGGGTGGCCGGCCGTCGCACTCGCGACGCTTGTGCTGTTCCCCGTGCCCGCGGCGCAGTCGCAGTCGCCCGGCGCCTCGCGCTCGCCTTCTCCGCCCGTCATCCGCGTGCTGGCCGGATCGCGGCAGATGCAGGACTCCTCGCCGCCCTTTTACTTCTCGGTGCCCTCCCCTTCCGAATCGCCCCGGCCGGCGCGTCCCGTGCCGGCGCTGGCGCCGCCGCTCGCGCGCTCGCTTCGCACCGCGCAGGACCTGCGGCTCGCGGGCCAGTTCTCCCGGGCGCTCGACACGCTGCGCGTCGTGCTGCGCGACGCTCCGCACCATCCGTACGTCGTCCTCGAGCTGGCGCGCATCCGCGTCGCCCAGGACGACTGGGCCGGCACTCAGTCGCTGCTGCGCGCCGAACGCGCGGCGGCGCGCGACTCGCTGCTGGGCTCGCCCGAGATGGTGCTCGCCAGCGAGAGGCTCGGCCGGCCGCGCGACGCCGCGCAGGCCGCGGTCGAGACCTGGGCCGTTTCGCCGCCCGAAGGTCGCTGGGCGCTGACGGCGCTGCTGCGGCTGCTGCCCCAGGATCCGCGTGGCACGACCGAGGCGCTGCGCTTCGCGGTCTCGCGGCTGCCGGAGCGCGGCGACCTCGTGCGGGGGCTGGCGCTGATGCTCTCGCGCCAGGGCAGGCCCGCCGAGGCGGCGGCCGCGCTCGCGGCCGCGGACCGCCCGCAATGGCGGCCGCCGCTGCGCGGCTGGTTCGCCGACGAGGCGCTCTTCTCGGGGCTCGCCGGCGATTCGGTGGCCGCCACCGAGGCGCTGATCTCGCTGGCCGGCGACACCGCCTTCGCGCCGGTGCTGCGCGTCAACTCCGCACGGCGCGCGAACCAGCTCGCCTCGCTCGCCGGCCGCACGCGCGAGACGGCCCCGCGCCTGGCGCGCGCGCTGCAGGGATTGCCGCCTTCCGAGTGGGGCGAGGACCTGCTGCTCGCGCTGGCGCGCTCGCTGCGCGAGGGCGGCCGCACCACCGACGCGCGCGCGCTGCTGGCGCGCGGCGCCGAGGCGATGCGCGATCGTCCCGAGCTGGCGCTCGAGCGCTCGTGGGCGCAGCTTCGCGACGGCCCGCCCGCCGCCGCCGTGCCGGCGCTCGACTCGCTCGCCCGCCTCTATCCGCCCGCGCGCTTCGCCCTCGCCGAGGCGCAGTTCTTCGCCGGCCGGAGCGATTCGGCGCTGGAGAATTACCGCCGCGTCGCGCTCGAGGAGCAGTCGCCGGACGCGGTCGCGGCGCTGCAGCGCGTCTACCTGCTCGAGGAGCAGCCCGGCGCCCCGGCCGTGCGGTCCTTCGGGCTGCTCGCGTGGGAGCGCTGGCGTGGCGAGCGCGCGCTCGCCCTGCGCGTGGCGGACTCGTTGTGGCGCGCGCTGCCGGTCGCCTCACCGTTCCACGCCGAAGCCGCGCTGCAGCTCGCCGAGTTGCGCGGCGAGGCCGGCGACTGGACGGGCGCGCTCGTGCCGCTCGCCGTCGTGGCCGACTCGCTGCCCGGGGACCGGCTCGCGCCGGTCGCGCGGCAGAAGGCCGGCGACGCGTGGCTCAAGCTCGGGAACCCCAGGCGGGCGCTGGCCCAGTACGAGGAGTGCCTCGCACGCTACCCGCGGGCCTGGAACGCCGCCGAAGTGCGCCGCCAGGTCGAGCGTCTGCGCCGGGAGTCGCGACTGTGA
- a CDS encoding urea transporter, with the protein MTPADHRAPEADTPLRLTATGLAGDGTDPPRRLLAFVDSVLRGIGQVMLQNNAFTGLLFLAGLFFNSALFGWAALLGAAVSTAAATLLGAARSQIREGLFGFNGALVAIALLFFLKPDALAWSYVVLAAACTTVLMAALIRLFGTWKVPALTAPFVLTTLGFVLATARFGRLHSTGVLPTAGLPTAASVEGVVTAATVGTGLLTGLSQVFFQGNAITGVLFAVGLFLSSRSAGVAALLGSLAGLLTAWVLGAAEPAIRSGAFGFNSVLAAIALAGGFGPASTSYAALGAIASAVLFAALSAALAPLGMPALTSPFVLVVWLFLLARPLLRRVQEGAAA; encoded by the coding sequence ATGACGCCAGCGGACCACCGCGCCCCGGAAGCCGACACGCCCCTGCGGCTGACCGCAACGGGGCTCGCGGGCGACGGCACGGACCCGCCGCGACGGCTGCTGGCCTTCGTGGATTCGGTGCTTCGCGGCATCGGGCAGGTGATGCTGCAGAACAACGCCTTCACGGGCCTGCTCTTCCTGGCCGGCCTCTTCTTCAACTCCGCGCTGTTCGGCTGGGCGGCCCTGCTCGGCGCCGCCGTGAGCACGGCGGCCGCGACGCTTCTCGGCGCGGCACGTTCGCAGATTCGGGAGGGCCTTTTCGGCTTCAACGGGGCCCTCGTCGCCATCGCCCTGCTCTTCTTCCTGAAGCCGGACGCGCTGGCCTGGAGCTACGTCGTCCTCGCGGCCGCCTGCACGACCGTCCTCATGGCGGCGCTGATCCGCCTGTTCGGCACCTGGAAGGTTCCCGCGCTGACGGCGCCGTTCGTCCTCACGACCCTGGGCTTCGTGCTGGCCACCGCGCGCTTCGGCCGCCTGCATTCGACCGGCGTGCTGCCGACCGCCGGGCTTCCCACCGCCGCATCGGTCGAAGGGGTCGTGACCGCCGCGACCGTGGGCACGGGGCTGCTGACGGGCCTCTCGCAGGTCTTCTTCCAGGGCAACGCCATCACCGGCGTGTTGTTCGCCGTCGGGCTGTTCCTCAGCTCGCGTTCGGCGGGGGTGGCCGCGCTCCTGGGTTCCCTCGCGGGCCTGCTCACCGCCTGGGTCCTGGGAGCCGCCGAGCCGGCGATTCGCTCCGGCGCCTTCGGCTTCAACTCCGTCCTCGCGGCGATCGCGCTCGCGGGCGGCTTCGGCCCCGCCTCGACCTCGTACGCGGCGCTGGGCGCGATCGCGAGCGCGGTGCTGTTCGCGGCCCTGTCCGCCGCGCTGGCGCCGCTCGGGATGCCGGCGCTGACCTCGCCGTTCGTGCTGGTCGTGTGGCTCTTCCTGCTCGCGCGTCCGCTGCTGCGCCGGGTTCAGGAGGGGGCGGCGGCCTGA
- a CDS encoding asparagine synthetase B: protein MDDAQTNHLKAYGLTFWVLEQGQKAEWLLNYRGGSFLLADDPATEREANIRGVTLEPVNGSAEAAIRAKIADENMESVALEKAPKVAVYIPPNTPPWDDAVTLALQYADIPYARVWDEEVLKGDLAKYDWLHLHHEDFTGQHGKFWAAYHSMPWYIEEEAVQKAMAARLGYAKVSQLKGAVALAIRDYVGRGGFMFGMCSATDTYDIALAAQGVDIADVVYDGDPPDPAAQSKLDFSQTLAFRNFTLEPDPIAYRFSDIDVTAEANQRGPNTVFTLFEFSAKNDPVPTMLTQDHVNAVPEFLGQSTGFRRSKLKPNVLVLGEVEGTDEVKYLHGQYGRGTFTFLGGHDPEDYQHMVGDPETKLDQYPHSPGYRLILNNVLFPAAEKKKQKT, encoded by the coding sequence ATGGACGACGCGCAGACGAATCACCTGAAGGCCTACGGGCTGACGTTCTGGGTGCTCGAGCAGGGCCAGAAGGCCGAGTGGCTGCTCAACTACCGCGGCGGCTCGTTCCTGCTCGCCGACGATCCGGCGACCGAGCGCGAGGCGAACATCCGCGGGGTCACGCTCGAACCCGTGAACGGCTCCGCCGAGGCCGCGATCCGCGCGAAGATCGCCGACGAGAACATGGAGTCGGTGGCGCTCGAGAAGGCGCCGAAGGTGGCCGTCTACATTCCGCCGAACACGCCGCCCTGGGACGACGCGGTGACGCTCGCCCTGCAGTACGCCGACATCCCGTACGCGCGCGTCTGGGACGAGGAGGTGCTCAAGGGCGATCTTGCGAAGTACGACTGGCTCCATCTGCACCACGAGGACTTCACCGGGCAGCACGGGAAGTTCTGGGCGGCCTACCACTCGATGCCCTGGTACATCGAGGAGGAGGCGGTGCAAAAGGCGATGGCGGCGCGGCTCGGATACGCGAAGGTCTCGCAGCTCAAGGGCGCGGTCGCGCTCGCGATTCGCGACTACGTCGGACGCGGCGGCTTCATGTTCGGCATGTGCTCGGCGACCGACACCTACGACATCGCGCTCGCGGCCCAGGGCGTGGACATCGCCGACGTCGTGTACGACGGCGATCCGCCCGATCCGGCCGCGCAGTCGAAGCTCGATTTCAGCCAGACGCTGGCGTTCCGCAACTTCACGCTCGAGCCCGACCCGATCGCCTACCGGTTCTCGGACATTGACGTCACCGCCGAGGCCAACCAGCGGGGCCCCAACACGGTCTTCACGCTGTTCGAGTTCAGCGCCAAGAACGATCCCGTCCCGACCATGCTGACGCAGGACCACGTCAACGCCGTGCCCGAGTTCCTCGGTCAGAGCACCGGCTTCCGGCGCTCGAAGCTCAAGCCGAACGTGCTCGTGCTCGGCGAGGTCGAGGGCACCGACGAGGTGAAGTACCTGCACGGCCAGTACGGTCGCGGCACCTTCACCTTTCTCGGCGGCCACGACCCCGAGGACTACCAGCACATGGTCGGCGATCCCGAGACGAAGCTCGACCAGTACCCGCACTCGCCCGGCTACCGGCTGATCCTCAACAACGTGCTCTTCCCCGCGGCCGAGAAGAAGAAGCAGAAGACGTGA
- the folP gene encoding dihydropteroate synthase, with protein MGVLNVTPDSFSDGGRYLDPEAAIARGRELLAQGADLLDLGAESTRPGAAEVPADEQLRRLEPVVAALVREPGVVLSVDTRSAAVAARALEWGVHVVNDVSALGDPAMAGVVAPGGAGLVLMHMRGTPATMQTDLRYDDVVAEVGAHLKRRMAVAAAAGIDAERIALDPGIGFGKSAAQSLRLLARGDDLAALGRPLLVGASRKSFLARLLGDAPADRRLEASLAAAALAVFLGARVVRAHDVAETVRVVKVAEAARAARGR; from the coding sequence ATGGGGGTGCTCAACGTCACGCCCGATTCGTTCTCGGATGGCGGCCGCTACCTGGACCCGGAGGCGGCGATCGCCCGCGGCCGCGAATTGCTCGCCCAGGGTGCGGACCTGCTCGACCTGGGCGCCGAGAGCACCCGGCCGGGCGCGGCGGAGGTTCCGGCCGACGAGCAGCTCCGCCGGCTCGAGCCGGTGGTCGCGGCGCTCGTCCGCGAGCCGGGCGTGGTGCTGTCGGTGGACACACGCAGCGCCGCCGTCGCCGCGCGCGCGCTGGAATGGGGCGTCCACGTCGTCAACGACGTCAGCGCGCTCGGCGACCCGGCCATGGCCGGCGTCGTCGCCCCCGGCGGGGCGGGGCTCGTGCTGATGCACATGCGCGGCACCCCGGCGACCATGCAGACCGACCTGCGCTACGACGACGTGGTCGCCGAGGTCGGCGCGCACCTGAAGCGGCGCATGGCGGTCGCGGCCGCCGCCGGGATCGACGCCGAGCGGATCGCCCTCGACCCCGGCATCGGCTTCGGCAAGTCGGCCGCGCAGAGCCTGCGGCTGCTGGCGCGCGGCGACGACCTCGCCGCGCTCGGCCGGCCGCTGCTGGTCGGCGCCTCGCGCAAGAGCTTCCTCGCCCGGCTGCTCGGCGACGCTCCGGCCGACCGCCGGCTCGAGGCCAGCCTCGCGGCCGCCGCGCTCGCGGTCTTCCTCGGCGCCCGCGTGGTGCGCGCCCATGACGTCGCCGAGACCGTCCGCGTCGTGAAGGTCGCCGAGGCGGCGCGCGCCGCCCGCGGCCGCTGA
- a CDS encoding OmpA family protein yields the protein MACWKRLLSCAALGALFALPAQAQIGGRPIEAHAGAGISSFDARDFIKDSPIYTGSLGWRWMNHLSLEGSFTGVKTRLDRPGDIEHEWSYAALDARWNLRDPGERATPYLLTGFGLGRSLNAIEGVHRMGTPSIGAGFLYDALGSSRTYLRLQVRDILFREKGALESSHHLAVTAGLQFTLGGRPKDQDLDGVRNWLDKCPDTPIGAKVDASGCPLDSDKDGVYDGLDKCEGTPAGCKVGKDGCIVDTDGDGVCDGLDQCEATPQGAKVDAKGCPLDSDGDGVFDGLDRCENTPKGCQVDSTGCVVDTDKDGVCDGLDQCPNTPADLKVDPNGCPIEVSERETELLDTGTISLQDVNFDVGKATIKAESDSVLSDLARILLQYPTLTIEIGGHTDNSGSLAKNMTLSDARAKAVLAWLTSRYPALDASKYTVKGYGPTQPVASNSTALGRAKNRRVEFKVTNTEALKIEREKRGFLKKDGSQP from the coding sequence ATGGCCTGCTGGAAGCGTCTGCTGTCGTGCGCCGCGCTCGGCGCGCTCTTCGCCCTGCCCGCGCAGGCCCAGATCGGCGGGCGCCCGATCGAGGCCCACGCCGGCGCCGGCATCTCGAGCTTCGACGCGCGTGATTTCATCAAGGACAGCCCGATCTACACCGGCTCGCTCGGCTGGCGCTGGATGAACCACCTGTCGCTCGAAGGCTCGTTCACGGGCGTCAAGACGCGGCTCGACCGGCCCGGGGACATCGAGCACGAGTGGTCGTACGCGGCGCTCGACGCGCGCTGGAACCTGCGCGATCCCGGCGAGCGGGCGACGCCCTACCTGCTCACGGGCTTCGGACTGGGCCGCTCGCTCAACGCGATCGAGGGCGTGCACCGCATGGGAACACCCAGCATCGGCGCGGGCTTCCTCTACGACGCCCTCGGCAGCTCGCGCACCTACCTGCGCCTGCAGGTCCGCGACATCCTGTTCCGCGAGAAGGGCGCGCTCGAGAGCAGTCACCACCTCGCCGTGACGGCCGGACTGCAGTTCACGCTCGGCGGCCGCCCGAAGGATCAGGACCTCGACGGCGTCCGTAACTGGCTGGACAAGTGCCCCGACACGCCGATCGGCGCGAAGGTGGACGCCTCCGGCTGTCCGCTGGATTCCGACAAGGACGGCGTCTACGACGGCCTCGATAAGTGCGAGGGCACGCCGGCCGGCTGCAAGGTCGGCAAGGACGGCTGCATCGTGGACACCGACGGCGACGGCGTGTGCGACGGCCTCGATCAGTGCGAGGCCACGCCGCAGGGCGCGAAGGTGGATGCGAAGGGCTGCCCGCTCGACAGCGACGGCGACGGCGTCTTCGACGGTCTCGACCGGTGCGAGAACACGCCGAAGGGCTGCCAGGTGGATTCGACCGGCTGCGTCGTGGACACGGACAAGGACGGCGTCTGCGACGGGCTCGACCAGTGCCCGAACACGCCGGCCGACCTCAAGGTGGACCCGAACGGCTGCCCGATCGAGGTGAGCGAGCGCGAAACGGAACTGCTCGACACCGGCACGATCAGCCTGCAGGACGTCAACTTCGACGTCGGCAAGGCGACGATCAAGGCCGAGAGCGACTCGGTGCTGTCCGACCTCGCCAGGATCCTGCTGCAGTACCCGACGCTGACGATCGAGATCGGCGGCCACACCGACAACTCGGGCAGCCTGGCGAAGAACATGACGCTCTCCGATGCCCGCGCGAAGGCCGTGCTCGCGTGGCTGACGTCCCGCTACCCGGCGCTCGACGCCTCGAAGTACACGGTGAAGGGCTACGGTCCGACGCAGCCGGTGGCCTCGAACAGCACCGCGCTCGGCCGCGCGAAGAACCGCCGGGTCGAGTTCAAGGTGACCAACACCGAGGCGCTCAAGATCGAGCGCGAGAAGCGCGGGTTCCTGAAGAAGGACGGCTCCCAACCGTAA
- a CDS encoding DUF4159 domain-containing protein, with amino-acid sequence MLLRATALACLLLALPSAPARAQGAPASRGVTQREGATPPGARGFGIARLKYGGGGDWYGDQTSLRNLLAAVRERTTIAVAGTEEAVVEPGSAALFQYPFAFAAGHGNIKFTDAEAANLRRWLDAGGFLWADDDYGIAPSFRREMAKLFPDAELVELPFSHPVFHQLYEFPAGLPKIHEHDGGPARAFGIVRGGRLCVLFSFDCDLGDGLEDESVHKDPPEKREAAARMAVNIVHYALTH; translated from the coding sequence ATGCTCCTTCGCGCCACGGCCCTCGCCTGCCTGTTGCTTGCCCTGCCTTCCGCGCCCGCGCGCGCGCAGGGCGCACCCGCTTCGCGCGGCGTCACGCAGCGCGAGGGCGCCACCCCTCCGGGCGCGCGCGGATTCGGCATCGCACGCCTCAAGTACGGCGGCGGCGGCGACTGGTACGGCGACCAGACTTCGCTGCGCAACCTGCTCGCGGCGGTGCGCGAGCGCACGACCATCGCGGTCGCGGGCACCGAGGAGGCGGTCGTCGAACCCGGCTCGGCGGCGCTCTTCCAGTACCCGTTCGCGTTCGCGGCAGGTCACGGGAACATCAAATTCACCGACGCCGAGGCCGCCAACCTGCGCCGCTGGCTCGATGCCGGCGGGTTCCTGTGGGCCGACGACGACTATGGAATCGCCCCTTCGTTCCGGCGCGAAATGGCCAAGTTGTTCCCCGACGCCGAACTGGTCGAGCTGCCCTTCTCGCATCCGGTCTTCCACCAGCTTTACGAGTTCCCGGCCGGGCTGCCCAAGATCCACGAGCACGACGGGGGGCCGGCGCGCGCCTTCGGCATTGTTCGGGGCGGAAGGCTCTGTGTACTCTTTTCCTTCGATTGCGACCTCGGGGACGGGCTCGAGGACGAGAGCGTCCACAAGGACCCGCCCGAGAAGCGCGAAGCCGCCGCGCGCATGGCCGTCAACATCGTTCATTACGCGTTGACGCACTGA